ACTTGACCCTCTTTTTCTCAGGTTTGCGAACAGTTTTGCGAATGCGAAATCTTGCAGCTTTGAATATGCGTCCATACAAGACCAACATGAGAATCAGAGGGATGTAAAATGCGCAAAAGGTGGAATAAATGGTGTACCAGGGGTCGTGGCTGATCATGCAAGCTTCAGGGTTGGCCATGTCTTCAGCTCTACTCTTGGGTTGAGACTTCATGATCAGCATGGGTGGAATTGATATCGAAAAGCCGACAAACCAGGTGACGGTGATCAGCAGAGCTGCGCGTTTTAATGTCCTTTTCTTCATGTAGTCTATAGGGTCGGTGATCGCCCAGTATCTATCCAAAGCTATAGCGCACAGGTGCAGAATGGAAGATGTGCAACATAAAATgtctaaagaaataaaaatatcacaagtTACCTGTCCAAGTGTCCACTTGTCTAAAACTTGGTAAAGAGCAGCCATCGGCAACACGAGCACCGACACCATCAGGTCCGTCACGGCGAGAGATCCGATCAGGTAGTTGGCAACATTTTGCAGAGATCTTTCCAACGCGATAGCCGCCACAACACACGCGTTTCCAAATATGGAACATAAAATCAGTGCGCCGATCAGCAAAGATGTGGAAATCTGATAACTCAGCGGGACCTTCACGTGTAAAGTCACATTGTCGGTTTGGTGATCTAAATCACTGTCGTTCTGGAATAAGAAGGACGTGTCGTTGTTTTCTTCCATGTCGTGCAGAACATGAAATTCGCAAAAGCTTCAGCAAACAGCACTACTCCATTCAGAGGAGCTCGTATACTTGGAGGCGATGCCAACCATCAACATTGTTACTGACGACTTGTGACGACGCAGCTGCATTTATATGAGAAGTGCTCCAGACGTCAGGTACCTACGCAGGTGTATCGGGTGGGCTCGGCATGCGCCTTAACTTCTAGTAAGGTCCATCCATCTTCATCACTGGGTTGTAAAATCAAACTAAGCAAGTTTTCCATTAGGTGGTGGCTTACATAGTTTGTCTGAAAACTTATTTATATCCTTGAATTTTTGAATGATTTCACAGATTTCTTcagaaataaacttttttttcggATAGTAGCCTATGTTCGACAGGCTCTGGACCGCTGTGGCGACACCCGTCGAGCTGAAAATTGCATTGCTGCTGCTGCCACCTGCTGTAGCGCGTCTGCTTCTGAGAAAACTCAACGTTTGGACCAAAACACCTCACATACATCAACCCCCCCACTTAGAGCGCATACAAGCCCCACTTCAAGGGTGAGAATTGTTGGGGTTGAACCCATGATTGAAGCTTTGGACCCCTTCAAAAGAAAGCCAAAACAAAGGTTGGGTGGCTGGTGTGGGCCTTACAGTGTGTTCTTTTACAATGTTACTCTTTTAGCTGTGTTCTCAGATACActccggtcaaaagtttggggtcagtatgattttaaatgttttttagaataagcttatcctgcttagcaaagctgcatttatttaatcaaatatacagtaaattgtAAAATTGTTCAAAGGTAGTTTGAAATCAGTCCAaagcactcgaaaaatgtggaaaaaaaaatatttaaagcctTTATTTCACATGGCtaaccctgatgaaggcagttctTTGCCAAAACTCGTAGGTTTTTAAGGattagccatgtcaataaaggctttttaatatttattccacatttttcgagtgccttggactgattttgctgtttattctgatgaatcccttacccaaagagcacccaCACATTATTTAAGCTTCCCCTGAgcaatttttgtttgattttagtttagaatttatttaataattattctagtgattttaaagatgaattttcagcttcattacttcagtcttcagtcacatgatgcttcagaaatcactctaatattattattattaaaaataataataataataattattattattattataattgttattattattattattattattattattacttattattattattattattcattcttttcttttcggtttagtttctttattaatccagggtcgccacagcggaatgaaccgtcaacttaaccaacacatgttttacgcagcagatgccctttcagccgcaacccatctctgggaaacatccatacactcactcactcatacactatggacaatttagccctcccaattaacctgtaccacatgtctttggactgtgagggaaactggagaaaacccacgcgaacgcagggagaaatatgcaaaactccacacagaaacaccaactgacccagccgaggctcaaaccagcgaccttcttgtggtgaggctacagcactacctaatgcgccactgcgttgcctattattattatcattattaatggtaatagtaataaacaataatgactggagtaataatttaattgcaactacatacaataagaaaggcagttatttaaaattgtaatacatttttcacatgtaataaatgccgccttgatgaacagaataattttctttaaaaaaaacatgaaacaaaaacatttggACTGGTAGTATCAGTGTAACATATGCCTTCAGCTAAATGACACACAAACAGGAAAATCTTATCAATTCTGCTTGTCAAAAAAGGTCTTAAAGCAGTATGAAATGGATATCAACCTGCTAAGTATCTTGTAttgttatagttttgttttattaaaataatttttattatttataactattttattaaagggacatttcacccaaaaatacacatttcctGTTAATTACACCCCCTCGGGTCATCCAAGATCAGGTCATCTTtagtaaacactaaagaagattttCTATTGAATGTGTGGtccttttgtgatttttattttggcagtcaatggttacagtttatttttaagattaaaaaataaacacacgaCAATGAGTTCAAATCAATAGACTAATTATCAGTTgataaacattcaggatgtgcacGCAGCAaggtttgcagaaaaaaaacgggagcgctagcttttacagtgagggaataacatctgatgcggtacagagtttgttgttgtattagagataagttatattgattaatattatatatattgtgtta
The sequence above is drawn from the Danio aesculapii chromosome 21, fDanAes4.1, whole genome shotgun sequence genome and encodes:
- the htr1ab gene encoding 5-hydroxytryptamine (serotonin) receptor 1A b produces the protein MEENNDTSFLFQNDSDLDHQTDNVTLHVKVPLSYQISTSLLIGALILCSIFGNACVVAAIALERSLQNVANYLIGSLAVTDLMVSVLVLPMAALYQVLDKWTLGQVTCDIFISLDILCCTSSILHLCAIALDRYWAITDPIDYMKKRTLKRAALLITVTWFVGFSISIPPMLIMKSQPKSRAEDMANPEACMISHDPWYTIYSTFCAFYIPLILMLVLYGRIFKAARFRIRKTVRKPEKKRVKCLTVSPALFKRANGELSKNWKSAVEPKPAACVNGAIKHAEDGESLEIIEVHSNSKNNLPLPNTPNSVPLFENKHEKNTEAKRKLALARERKTVKTLGIIMGTFILCWLPFFIKALVMPFCPSCVMPLWLQDVINWLGYSNSLLNPIIYAYFNKDFQSAFKKIIKCHFCRP